TCAagtgcacaaggaacattctccaggatagatcatatgatagGTTACAAAACAAGTCATGGcaaatttaagaatattgaaaTAATACTGAATATCTGTTCCAGCCACtttggtataaaactagaaataattgaaaggaagaaagatggggaacgcctgggtggctcagtcagttaagtgtctgccttcggctcaggtcatgatcccagggtcctgggatcgagccccacatcaggctccttgctcaggggggagcctgcttctccctctgcctgctgctccccctgcttgtgctctctctctgtctctctgacaaataaataaataaaatctttaaaaaatgtttttaaaaaggaggaaaaatgaacaaatacatagaaatcaaacaacacactcctgaacaaccaatgggtcaaagaagacatccaaaggGAAatcaaaaataccttgaaacaaataaaaatggaaacacagtaCAGCAAAACTGTATGTGCTGCCATAAAAGCAGTTCGAGGAGGGAAGTTCACAGcgataaatgcttacattaagagaaaaagaaagatctcaaataaacaacttaactcTATACCccaaggaaccagaaaaagaagaaactaagccAAAGTTAGCAGacttaaataataaagatcagatgaaagagaaacaaaacaaagaccagaaaaataatagaaaagattaatgaagccagcttttaattgttttttaattttaattttttttgaaggtacgagctttttttttttaaagatttttttgaaggttttatttatttatatgagggagagagaaatagtattccattgtatggatataccgaTTTTATTTACCCATCCATCAGGTGatgaatatttgaattatttccacttttttttgctattatgaataacactgtTATGAACACACATGTGCAAGTTTTTGGGGTGGGtatatgttttaattcttttggaattACTAGATTATATGGTGACTCTGGGTTTAGCCTTTTAAGAAACTATCTTCCCAAGTGGcaacatcattttacatttctacagCAATGtatgagtatttctttttttcttttttttaagtatgattgacgtataatattctattagtttcatGTTTATAACACAgagattcaatatttgtatacattacaaACTGGTCACTGTAATAAGTCTAGTTATCTTCTGCCACCATAAAAGGTCAATAtaatgttattgactatattccctctgctgtactttacatccccatgacttacttattttataactggcagTATGTACCTCTTGATGCCCTTCACCATTTCACACCCCTAATCCCCTTCCTGTCTCACAACCACAGCTCTATTCTCTCTTTATGAGTCTGAATTTTGTTTCGTTTGTGTGCTTTGATTTTTAGATCCTgcttataagtgaaatcatgcggTACTCATCTTTcactgtctgatttatttcacttcgcataatgccctcagggtccatccatgtcatcacaaatggcgagatttcactcatttttatggataagtagtattccattgtgcgcgcgcacacacactcacacacacacatctttaaccattcatctatcgatggacacttaagttgcttccatatctttggctattttttttaaggctttctgtattcatttgagggggagagagagtgcatgtgtcgGAGCATGactggggcgggggcagagggaggggaagaagcagactccctgctgagcaggaagccctccgtggggctccatcccaggacctggagatcatgacagaagcaggaggcagacgcctaactgactgagccacccaggtgcccctatatcttggcttttgttaagtaatgctgcaacaaacatgggAATGTAtattttgagttagtgtttttgttttcttcaaataaatagcCAGCAGTGGGATTACTAGATCCTATGGTAATTACTAGATCCTATGGGATTACTAGATCCTATGGTAATTACTAGATCCTATGGGATTACTAGATCCTATGGTAATTACTAGATCCTATGGGATTACTAGATCCTATGGTAATTACTAGATCCTAtggtaattttcaatttttttaggAAACTTTATACTTCTTCCATAGTAGTTGGACCAGGttacagtcccaccaacagtgcatgagagttccttttttcccacatccttgccaacacgtgttatttcttgtctttttgcaaTAGCCATCCTGACGGGTGTGAGGGGATACAtcgtggttttcatttgcatctccctgatgatgagcgatgttgagcatcttttcacgggtCTATATTTTTAGATACTAAAGTACACATGCTTCCCTAAAAAGATACTCAGAAGCCCCCCAAATGAGGCAAACACAGATTATTCAGGAGACCTTCCAGAAGGGATAACTGATTCCCTCTTCGTGTGCACTCTGCCAGCTACAATTCCCACAGTGGGACTAGTACAAGTAGAAAAAGTTCAAAGCTTCATAATCATATATGACCACACTTCTGCTCGAAACAAACTAGTCCAAATTCATTAACTAGAGTTGTCCTTGGCTTCCAGACCTGTCAAAAGACTAACAGTCATTTTGATTCTGATAATTGCCTATGTTACAATTGGCCTATATAGACTATCTAGGATCATAAGTATTACTAGGACACTACTGGTTGGGCAGCCATTGTCACATCGGATGGCCCCATAACTCATCCTacaacagaagaagaaaagatgaatcCTGGGTCAATTACAGATGACATTCAGGGGATGTTCTTCTTAATCAGCAAATTTAATCGGCAAACCCTTGGCAATGATGGAAATCTGGATATAATGGATGAATGTCCTAAGACCTACCTTTGTCTGCACTTGACCAAAAAGGAGGACTGAGAAAGAACAGCCCCCAATAGCTGGAAATAATCTGCTAGTCAAAGCTAGACCTCACTATTACTGCAAGCCGGTCTAACGCTCAGGTCTCCTCTGTTCCCCTCTTCTCTGGCTCTTTTCTCACGGAACACCAACCTCATACAAGGTTATTCTGAGAACatgataaaatgaaacaaataaggTCACTTTTTGTAGAGACAGAAGTAGAATGGCTGCAGGGAGGAGAAAACAGGGAGTTTTATTTCACGGGTATTGAGTTTTAGAGTTACAAGACGAAAAGTGTTGTGGGCATACATGGTGGGAATGATTGCCTAACCTCACGAATGTATTTAATATCACTGAACTGTACGCTTAaacatggttaagatggtaaattccttttttaaaaatattttatttatttatttgacagagagaacaagagagcacaagcagcgggaggggcagaggcagagggagaagcaggctcctcgttgagcagggagcctgatgcgggacttgatcccaggacctcaggatcacgacctgagctgaagacagacacttaactgagccacccaggtgccccaagatggtAACTTTCATGTTATATGTATTCTaccaaaattttttaagatggaGGGAAAAAACCAAGGCCACTTCTTTGTTTTGTCTAAGCATACACAAAAGCAAGGTCACAGTGCTACCCACAAAATACCCAATCACAGAATTGTCTCCATTTTCTAACAGCATCCAATCTAGAGCTAACCCTCCCCTAAATTACTCAACCAAAGCCCAAATTGTGTAAGAGGTTCTAACATCCTCTTATTGGGACACCCCACAGTTCCCTGTGGTGGGCGTTCTCCCTCGCTGCAATGAATAGTAAACCCAGCTTGCTTCACTACCGGTGTGTTCTCGGTGGTCTTTGGTTGAAAGACATTGACCATATATATTAATTACATTCCtaaaaagtaaagagaagtacaaattgtttttttcttatttttataaagcaagtatctttttttttttaaagatttgatttatttatttgacagagagcgggacagccagtgagagagggaacacaagcaaggggagtgggagaggaagaagcaggctcccagtggagcagggagcccgacgtggggctcaatcccaggaccctgggatcaggccctgggccgaaggcagccgcttaacgactgagccacccaggcgcccctataaagcAAGTATCTTTGAACTACACCCAAGTTAAGAAGTGGAACTTTATGCATTATCCTGGAAGCCCTCTACATGTCCCATTTCAATTATAAcacactccctccccaccagagTAACCACTCTCCATATCCTGATTTCctatcccccttttttttttaagattttatttatttatttgacagagagacagagagcacaagcagggggagctgcagaaggacagggaaaagcaggttccccctgagcaaggagcccaatgcgggttgatcccaggactctgggatcttgacccgagctgaaggcagccgcgtaactgactaagccacccagacgccctcaTTCCCTTATTCTTATTATAAGATTTGTTGCCAAGTGTGTATTTCCAGACACCGCAGTTTAatattgttcatttcttttttttttttttttgaagatatatttatctgttttggacagagaaagagaacatgtgagtggaggggagggacaggagagggagagagaatctcaagcagactccccactgcacacacagcctgaggcagggctcgatctcaccaccatgagatcatgacttgagccaaagtcaagagtcggaggctcaacagactgagccacccaggcaccccctgcctCTCATTCTTTGAGGAGGAATCTGCATAGATATCCCCAAGATCTGCAGCATCCCCctacacgcacgcgcacacacgtacacacacacacaccccgccccccgccccccagccccagttCCGGGCCTCACCTTCCTGTATGCATCTGTCAGGTAGAGCCCTCATCACAGTGAACTGGATGATGTGCTTATGAGCTGGCTCCTCTAACCAGTTCAGGAGACTTATTTGCTTTATATCCCCCCGCGCCTGGTCTGGAGAATGCACTTCATCGATGTGTGACCAGTTAGGAAGGCAGTGAAGGGACAGTCTTGTGCCCCAGCTGGATGGTGAGCTTCCTGAGAGCCGTGGCTTCACCTCTtcactgcctcctcttcctcttcttcctcccacagTAAAATCCAACATGAGACTGGGCTCAGACTGGGCAGGTAGAGGAGTGACGGATTCATTCAAGAGTCGAAAAACGTCCACAATAGGACTTCTGGATAATATCTTTATTTAGCTTAGATAGATGTTTCTTACACATTTCTGAATACTTGGGTTAGAATTTTCTCTAttgcactcaataaatggttcttAAGCTCTTCTCTATGATAAATGCAGACATGCCAGTACAATGCAAGCGAAAAAAAAGCTTCTTGtgttcaaacatttttaaaaggcatttttataTAGGGCATAGAGACCTGGTCTTTGGTACCTGAATCTGGGCACTCCCTttgatctctctctctactcctctTAGACACAAGTTCCCAGCCGCCCCTCCTGGACAGGAACAGGGGCCTTCCAGGGCCAGGAGGCACCCCTGCTCCTGCCTGCAGGGAGAGCAAAAAAGGCATCACAGTGTCCCGGAGCCATGTGGTCAGATTTCTCAGTAGTATCCCAAGCTGCCTCTTCCCTTCACTCTTGACAGCTCCTACATGTCCAAGAAATTAGACAGGCCCTGCCGTGGCCTGCTGTAGATGGTTCTCAAGCCAGTCATCCCCCACAGAAAATCAGCCAGCCACTGGGCTTCTAGAGCATTCCCTCAAGGTTTCCAGGGGCTTAGGACCTCCTAACCCAAGCAAGCCTCCTGGCTCAAGCACATCTCCAGAAGGCTCCATCTGTTCCTTTGTGGCCCCTGCTATGTCCACTGTCTGTGGTCAGTATGCAGAGGAGCAAGTCCAGGGTGGTGGGCAGGCATGATCCTTCAGGCTTGCCTGCCAGCCCAGACAGCAAAACCCAGCCAGACCAATATCTATGGGTTGCAGGCCAAAGTTTAGAAcagccactccccccccccccatccctgggCCAGCCCCCTGGCCTGGCCGCCCAGATAGGCCAGGTAGACAGAGTCTAGGCTGCAGGGCTCTCGGTCCCCTAAGCGCGCACCCGCACTTGGAAGTGCTCACAGCGGGCGTGCTTCATGGTCAGCCCGTAGGTGGGGGTCATATCCACCTTCGTGCCCTGGGGCACACTGAATTCCACCTGCTGCAGCAGGATGGCCAGGAAGAGAAAGACCTCCAGTCGGGCAATGGTCTCACCAATGCACTTCCGCTTGCCCATACCGAAGAGAATCACCTTCTCACTCAGTGTCTTGTTGATGGTGCCATCGAGAGTGAGAAATCGTTCTGGCCGGAACTCGGATGGGTCACCCCATAGCTTCCTGTAATCAGAGAGAAGCCGCTGAAGTGGCAGCCTGGGGGTGCAGAAGCATCAAGTGGGTTGAGCCCCAGCCCAAAAGAGTAGGGGATGGCAAGTGGCCCAGGGACAGCAGGGTCTGGAGCTTGGGAGAGGGCAGAGTTGCCCTTGCCTCCTCTCAACTTACTGGTCATGGTTGATCTGCCACTGGTTCACAAAGACACAACGTCCCTTGGGGATGTAAAAGCCACTCAGACTTGTGTCTCTTGTGGTACTGGGGAAGAAGGAAGCCCAGTCAGGCTCAGGACCACACGGACATCCCCCTGCCTCCCGTACCTGTCCCTCCCACTGGCCCTGATTGGGTACATGGACTGGAGGAAGGCCCAGTATTAGACAGCAGTGGATCCATGGGGCCTCACCTATGAGGGATGGTGAAGGGGACGAAGGAAGCATGTCGGAAGACCTCCAGGATGAATGCCTCCATGTAGGGCAGCTGGGGTCTGTCGGAGAGCCGGGGCTGCCGGGCCCTGCCAATCACTATGTCTGCAGAACATAGTGGACCATGGGGAGCGCCCGGGAGGATCAGTggggttaaacgtctgccttcagctcaggtcatgatcccagaatcctgggatccagccccacatcgggctccctggtcaatggggagtctgctcctccctttccttctgcccctcccccagcttgtcctctcctctctctctcactcactctctcaaataaataaaatctttaaaataaaataaagtaaagtaaaataaaaaaggaccaTGTGGATGAAGGGGCCACCCAGAACTTGGCCAGGCCCTCTGCCTTGAGCACTTTAAAGGAAGCCACCACCTACCCAGCTCCTCCTGGATCTTCTTCTGTACATTGGGGCTCGTCACCAGGTACAGGAGGCTCCAGGAGATGGCAGTTGTGACCGTGTCAAATCCTGACCAGGGGAGAACGAAGGGAAAGACTAAGCGGTTGGCCAGTCAGGGCGGTTGGGCACAGGAAAGGCACAATGGGGTAGCTCATACCAGCTCCAAAGATGTCCAAGACAACATTAACAATCTTCTCGTCAGACAGCTGGATATTGGCATTCTCATCCAGCCTCTTGTCCCGACAATGCTCGATCAGGCTGTCTGTGATATCCCGAATGTGGCCCTGGGTAGGGAAGGCCTACAGGTGAACAAGATCCCAAACCCAGACCTACCTCTCCATCCAGGCCTACTTCCTCACCATCCCTAGAATCTTCGTTCAGGAGGGGACCCCTCTGCCCCAAGGCTGCCCTCCCAGCTTCTCCTACCTCGGAATACTGGCAGCCCCAATTCAAGGGACACCTGAGACAGAGGGCTCATCTAGACATGCTTTTTACCCTTCTTTCTCCCATGAGGCCAGGAGACCAACTTTTTAATTCTTCCTGTTCCCCACAGCCACTGGCCTTGGGTCCTCACAGACTGTgtattcagtaaatgttgctGTCTGAGGGAAGGATAGAAAGGCTAATCAAGGAAAAGTTCTATTTCCCTGCCCAGGACAGAGTCCACTCAAGCACTCGTCTCAGAATCCCAGGGTGAAGGCCCCTGAGAGCCTGCCAACCCCCCTACTTCTCCAGTTATCTCTGACCTTCTGGCCCCAACCctactgctcccccccccccactggcttTCCCCACCAGCCTGTACCTTCTCAAACTTTCTGTAGTGTTCCTTGACCAGCTTCTGCGTGAAGGCATAGAACCTTTTATTCAGGTCCTTGAAGACATCCAGGGCGGGGTTGGGCAGGTATCGGAGGATGGGGAAGAAGTCCACCGGGCTCCCAGAGGCAACCGCCTCCCCGAATTCGTTACTCAGGTTGACTAGGCTAAGCAGCTCTTGGTCATCGTGGTCATAGCGTTTGCCAAAGCACATGGCACAGACGACATTGGCCACCGACACCACTACGTATCTGTAGGGTTCAAAGCGCCCCGCCTCTGCCATCTGCTCCTGC
The sequence above is drawn from the Ursus arctos isolate Adak ecotype North America unplaced genomic scaffold, UrsArc2.0 scaffold_28, whole genome shotgun sequence genome and encodes:
- the LOC113240972 gene encoding cytochrome P450 1A1, whose amino-acid sequence is MFSAFRLSIPISATELLLASTVFCLVLWVVRAWQPRAPKGLKSPPGPWGWPLLGNVLTLGKSPHLALSRLSQRYGDVLQIRIGSTPVLVLSGLDTIRQALVRQSDDFKGRPDLYSFTLVTDGQSMIFNPDSGPVWATRRRLAQNALKSFSTASDPASASSCYLEEHVSKEAEALLSRLQEQMAEAGRFEPYRYVVVSVANVVCAMCFGKRYDHDDQELLSLVNLSNEFGEAVASGSPVDFFPILRYLPNPALDVFKDLNKRFYAFTQKLVKEHYRKFEKGHIRDITDSLIEHCRDKRLDENANIQLSDEKIVNVVLDIFGAGFDTVTTAISWSLLYLVTSPNVQKKIQEELDIVIGRARQPRLSDRPQLPYMEAFILEVFRHASFVPFTIPHSTTRDTSLSGFYIPKGRCVFVNQWQINHDQKLWGDPSEFRPERFLTLDGTINKTLSEKVILFGMGKRKCIGETIARLEVFLFLAILLQQVEFSVPQGTKVDMTPTYGLTMKHARCEHFQVRVRA